In Methanobacterium paludis, the following proteins share a genomic window:
- a CDS encoding flippase, whose product MFRIGGYLYRVLIQYLLGVSGYGIVSLVLPLQNVLVLITSAGVPPAVAKYVAEYHAKNDDYMVKMVIKTSAKIMLITSVFATLLIFLLANPLAPILHWQPNIIILFQIIGLITPFSIILGLVRGIFQGYQDMNSILLSRAVEQVFVIILAVSLILLGWYVLGAVIGTIIEFATAAVVSLLLFKEKIWKDIKGAKKTLNHFEELGLAKKLLIFSLPVTIVGLAELALFDTGTYIINIFLNETYVGYYNIVSPVSRLALVISSSLAVAMLPATSEALSLNNKNMIKKYVAHSYRYMILVLIPLCVIIILFSKPILAIMFPGAPLAYLFAGGALKILIVAMAFFSIYVVSSSISQGLGKPYLPMYFLILGSIVNLVLTVALVPLYGLNGAAVATAVATFLIMIFTTRKILIITNSQLPFVNLAKIIFASVLMGIIIGLIPKTVMGLLIALLIFPYTYIFILAFTGALEKRDLTILNKFGYKLGPLSGPFMK is encoded by the coding sequence CTGTTTAGAATAGGTGGTTACCTTTACAGAGTACTAATACAATATTTATTAGGTGTATCTGGATACGGTATTGTAAGTCTTGTTCTTCCTTTACAAAATGTTTTGGTATTAATTACTTCTGCGGGAGTTCCTCCGGCTGTAGCAAAATATGTGGCTGAATATCATGCTAAAAATGATGATTATATGGTCAAGATGGTTATTAAAACCTCTGCAAAAATTATGCTTATAACGAGTGTTTTTGCCACCTTACTTATTTTCTTGTTAGCAAATCCTTTAGCACCCATTTTGCACTGGCAGCCCAATATTATAATTCTTTTTCAGATAATTGGATTAATTACACCTTTCAGTATAATTTTAGGTTTAGTAAGAGGCATATTTCAAGGTTATCAAGATATGAACTCTATTCTTTTAAGTAGAGCCGTTGAACAAGTATTTGTGATAATATTAGCAGTTAGTTTGATATTGTTGGGTTGGTACGTTTTAGGTGCAGTTATTGGTACTATAATAGAATTTGCTACAGCAGCAGTTGTTTCATTATTACTGTTCAAAGAAAAAATATGGAAAGATATCAAAGGCGCCAAGAAAACATTAAATCATTTTGAAGAACTTGGTTTGGCTAAAAAACTTTTGATATTTTCATTACCTGTTACTATAGTTGGACTGGCTGAACTGGCTTTATTTGATACGGGAACTTATATCATTAACATATTTTTGAATGAAACCTATGTGGGGTATTATAATATTGTCAGCCCTGTTTCAAGACTTGCACTCGTAATATCATCATCACTTGCGGTTGCCATGCTTCCCGCCACCTCTGAAGCTTTAAGTCTCAATAATAAAAATATGATTAAAAAATATGTTGCACATTCTTATAGATACATGATTTTAGTTCTTATTCCTTTATGTGTAATTATTATACTTTTTTCCAAGCCAATCTTAGCTATCATGTTTCCAGGTGCTCCTTTAGCCTATCTTTTTGCAGGCGGTGCTCTGAAGATTCTGATAGTAGCAATGGCGTTTTTCTCAATTTATGTAGTGTCATCAAGTATTTCACAAGGATTGGGGAAACCATATCTTCCAATGTACTTTTTAATCTTGGGAAGTATTGTGAATCTGGTGTTAACAGTAGCACTTGTTCCATTATATGGTTTAAATGGAGCAGCAGTGGCCACAGCAGTGGCCACATTCTTGATCATGATATTTACAACGCGAAAAATTCTTATAATAACCAATTCTCAATTACCTTTTGTTAATTTGGCTAAAATAATATTTGCTTCAGTTTTAATGGGTATAATAATTGGATTAATCCCTAAAACAGTTATGGGGCTATTAATTGCACTGTTAATTTTTCCTTATACATATATCTTCATATTGGCATTTACTGGTGCTTTAGAAAAGAGAGATTTAACTATTTTAAATAAGTTTGGATATAAATTAGGGCCATTATCTGGGCCTTTCATGAAATAA
- a CDS encoding LL-diaminopimelate aminotransferase yields the protein MAVKINENYQLLKSNYIFAEIAHRVDKFQEENPDAQIIKMGIGDVTRPLPKAVVDKFKEAVEEMGNSETFRGYGPEQGYSFLIKEIIEKDYAPLGIELSEDEVFISDGAKCDTGNIQEIFGLDNIVAVTDPVYPVYVESNVMAGRSGPMNEEGRYEGMVYLPCTEENEFVPELPKTHVDLIYLCFPNNPTGMTLTRDELAKWVEYARKNDSIILFDAAYESYITEDDVPHSIYEIEGAWDVAIEFRSFSKNAGFTGTRCAFTVVPKEIMAVDSLGNQQSVNPLWNRRQTTKFNGVSYPVQVAAKAVYSKEGQKEIRESIDYYMKNAEIIRESLKTVGLKVYGGVNSPYIWVKTPNNMDSWEFFDLLLKEANVVGTPGVGFGPSGEGYFRITAFNTLENTKEAMERLSKLEI from the coding sequence ATGGCAGTAAAAATCAATGAAAACTACCAGTTACTTAAAAGCAACTATATATTTGCTGAAATAGCCCACAGGGTTGATAAATTTCAAGAAGAAAACCCCGACGCCCAGATAATTAAAATGGGAATCGGAGATGTAACCCGCCCACTACCTAAAGCTGTGGTGGACAAGTTCAAAGAAGCAGTCGAAGAAATGGGTAATTCCGAGACATTCAGGGGCTACGGTCCAGAACAGGGCTACTCTTTTTTAATAAAAGAAATAATCGAAAAAGACTACGCACCTTTAGGAATCGAACTATCAGAAGATGAAGTTTTCATAAGCGACGGTGCAAAGTGCGACACAGGAAACATACAGGAAATATTCGGCCTTGACAATATCGTGGCAGTCACAGATCCAGTTTACCCGGTTTACGTGGAAAGCAACGTGATGGCAGGAAGAAGCGGACCAATGAACGAGGAAGGCCGTTACGAGGGAATGGTCTACCTACCATGCACCGAGGAAAACGAATTTGTCCCTGAACTTCCAAAAACACACGTCGATCTCATTTACCTCTGCTTCCCAAACAACCCAACAGGAATGACATTGACCAGAGATGAGCTGGCCAAATGGGTGGAATACGCAAGAAAAAACGATTCAATAATCCTTTTCGATGCCGCCTACGAGTCATACATAACAGAAGACGACGTACCCCACAGCATCTATGAAATTGAAGGTGCTTGGGATGTTGCAATTGAATTCAGGAGCTTCTCTAAAAATGCAGGTTTCACAGGTACACGCTGTGCATTCACAGTTGTGCCGAAGGAAATAATGGCTGTAGACTCACTGGGCAACCAGCAGTCTGTAAACCCATTATGGAACAGGAGGCAGACAACCAAGTTCAATGGTGTATCTTACCCTGTTCAGGTTGCAGCCAAGGCAGTTTACTCAAAGGAAGGGCAGAAGGAGATCAGAGAATCAATTGATTACTACATGAAAAATGCAGAGATCATAAGAGAAAGCCTTAAAACCGTTGGTTTAAAGGTCTACGGTGGAGTTAACTCCCCATATATCTGGGTGAAAACCCCTAACAACATGGATTCCTGGGAGTTTTTCGATTTACTCTTGAAAGAGGCCAACGTTGTGGGAACACCGGGTGTAGGATTCGGACCAAGCGGAGAGGGTTACTTCAGGATAACTGCATTCAACACTCTGGAGAACACCAAGGAAGCTATGGAAAGATTGTCCAAGCTTGAGATTTAA
- a CDS encoding glutamate--tRNA ligase, with product MSGNDLEEIVYKNALINAVKHKGKAHPGSVIGSIMSSHAELRSHAKEVGSAAGKIVAKVNAMDPELQKSELEKLGGLKEEKKKVEEKGLSDLPDVEGEVVLRFAPNPSGPLHIGHARAAVLNSEYVKRYGGKLILRIEDTDPRRVDPEAYQTIEEDLKWLGFNWDEKFIQSDRMEIYYKYAEELIKLGQAYMCTCNGADFKKLKDESKPCPCRNLSVEENLELWKKFGQMDEGDAVLRVKTDINHKNPAIRDWVAMRIVDEEHPRTGNKYRIYPMMNFSVAVDDHLMGMTHVLRGKDHLANSEKQKYLYRHFGWKIPVFIHYGRLKMDDVALSTSKARAGIEDGTYTGWDDPRLGTIRAIARRGIKRGALYELMVEIGSKMADATVSWKKVYGLNRSIIEDSSDRYFFVGKPVKVQIANLPEEEEGTIKRHLHPNFPERGDREIPFTGKVYLTLDDVSRTGKGILRLMDAVNIRFKEGSCKCCGEKIAVYHSSNLEEAREAGAHIVQWVPVAKSIVADVVMPDASVVSGFIEPAASKLKVDDIVQLERFGFARVDEVGDKIRFYFTHK from the coding sequence ATGAGTGGCAACGACCTTGAAGAAATTGTATACAAAAATGCATTGATAAATGCCGTGAAACATAAAGGTAAAGCACATCCAGGTTCTGTAATTGGCTCCATAATGAGTTCCCATGCAGAACTTCGATCCCATGCCAAAGAAGTAGGTTCAGCAGCTGGAAAGATAGTTGCAAAGGTAAATGCAATGGATCCAGAGCTTCAAAAATCAGAGCTTGAAAAACTCGGTGGACTGAAAGAGGAAAAAAAGAAGGTTGAGGAGAAGGGACTTTCAGACCTGCCTGATGTTGAAGGTGAAGTTGTTCTCAGATTCGCCCCAAATCCATCGGGCCCCCTACATATAGGACATGCAAGAGCCGCAGTCCTCAACAGTGAATACGTTAAACGTTACGGAGGTAAGCTTATCTTGAGGATCGAAGACACAGACCCTCGAAGGGTTGACCCTGAAGCTTACCAAACCATAGAGGAAGACCTGAAGTGGCTGGGATTTAACTGGGATGAAAAATTCATCCAAAGCGACCGTATGGAGATATACTACAAGTACGCTGAAGAGCTCATAAAACTGGGCCAGGCCTACATGTGCACCTGCAACGGCGCTGATTTTAAAAAACTCAAGGACGAATCCAAACCATGCCCATGCAGGAATCTTTCCGTGGAAGAAAACCTCGAACTCTGGAAAAAATTCGGACAAATGGATGAAGGAGACGCTGTTTTACGTGTTAAAACTGACATAAATCATAAAAACCCTGCAATAAGAGACTGGGTTGCAATGAGAATAGTTGATGAAGAACACCCACGTACAGGAAACAAGTACAGGATCTATCCCATGATGAACTTCTCAGTTGCTGTGGATGACCACCTCATGGGCATGACCCATGTGCTGAGGGGTAAAGACCATCTTGCAAACTCAGAAAAACAGAAATATCTTTACAGACATTTCGGATGGAAAATCCCGGTTTTCATACACTACGGAAGACTCAAAATGGATGATGTGGCCTTAAGCACATCCAAAGCAAGGGCAGGAATAGAAGACGGTACATACACAGGCTGGGACGACCCAAGACTCGGAACAATAAGGGCAATAGCACGTCGTGGAATAAAAAGAGGTGCACTTTATGAGTTGATGGTTGAGATCGGTTCCAAAATGGCAGATGCAACAGTGAGCTGGAAGAAGGTTTACGGACTCAACCGCTCAATTATTGAGGACTCATCAGACAGGTACTTCTTCGTTGGAAAACCTGTGAAGGTGCAGATAGCAAACCTACCCGAAGAAGAGGAAGGTACGATAAAAAGACACCTTCATCCAAACTTCCCTGAAAGAGGTGACCGTGAAATTCCATTCACAGGCAAGGTTTACCTTACGCTTGATGATGTATCAAGAACAGGAAAGGGAATTTTAAGGTTGATGGATGCTGTGAACATACGATTTAAAGAGGGTTCATGCAAATGCTGCGGTGAAAAGATAGCAGTTTACCACAGTTCAAACCTTGAAGAAGCCCGGGAAGCTGGTGCACACATAGTTCAGTGGGTTCCAGTTGCAAAATCCATTGTTGCAGATGTTGTAATGCCAGATGCATCGGTTGTATCAGGTTTTATCGAGCCTGCAGCTTCCAAACTTAAAGTTGACGATATTGTCCAGCTTGAAAGATTCGGATTTGCAAGGGTTGATGAGGTCGGTGACAAAATAAGGTTCTACTTCACCCATAAATGA
- the fni gene encoding type 2 isopentenyl-diphosphate Delta-isomerase, producing MISNRKLEHLQLCLHSDVEYKKKTGFEDIELIHKALPEVNKEKIDLSANFFGKKMDAPIIISAITGGHPESLKINRELAKAADKLNIGMGVGSQRAAIENPELAPTYTVVRDEAPDAFILGNIGAPQIEYAEKAVAMMDADALAIHLNPLQEAIQPEGDVDATGYIESIKKISETVDIPIVVKETGAGIKAEDALALENAGADAIDVAGAGGTSWAAVETYRAQDHHLGEAFWDWGIPTAVSTIEVLESVKLPVISSGGIRTGLDAAKALALGASAVGIASPLLKEAYTGHESVITAIERFKEELRVAMFLVGASNIEDLRKSDLIIKGNTKEWLTERGFNTKKYARRLIE from the coding sequence ATGATTTCAAATAGAAAATTAGAACATTTACAGTTATGTCTGCACAGCGATGTGGAGTACAAGAAAAAAACAGGATTTGAGGATATAGAACTCATCCACAAAGCCCTTCCCGAGGTGAATAAAGAAAAAATAGACTTATCTGCAAATTTTTTCGGGAAGAAAATGGATGCACCCATAATAATCTCTGCAATAACCGGAGGACATCCTGAATCCCTTAAAATTAACAGAGAACTTGCAAAGGCCGCAGACAAACTCAACATAGGAATGGGCGTTGGAAGCCAGCGTGCAGCAATTGAAAACCCTGAACTTGCACCAACATACACGGTTGTAAGGGATGAAGCACCAGACGCATTTATACTGGGGAATATCGGCGCGCCACAGATAGAATATGCGGAAAAAGCCGTTGCTATGATGGATGCAGATGCCCTAGCAATACATTTAAACCCCTTACAAGAGGCAATCCAGCCAGAGGGAGATGTGGATGCAACAGGATATATTGAGTCCATAAAGAAGATTTCTGAGACAGTTGACATACCTATTGTAGTTAAAGAAACAGGAGCCGGCATCAAAGCAGAAGATGCATTAGCCCTTGAAAATGCAGGCGCAGATGCCATAGATGTTGCAGGGGCTGGTGGAACCAGTTGGGCTGCAGTTGAAACTTACAGAGCTCAGGACCACCACCTTGGAGAAGCCTTCTGGGATTGGGGAATACCAACCGCAGTGAGCACTATCGAGGTTTTAGAATCTGTTAAATTACCAGTAATATCATCCGGAGGAATAAGAACCGGATTAGACGCAGCAAAAGCACTTGCATTAGGTGCTAGCGCTGTTGGAATAGCATCACCATTATTAAAAGAAGCTTATACAGGACATGAGTCCGTTATAACAGCAATTGAGAGGTTTAAAGAGGAACTTCGTGTTGCAATGTTCCTTGTCGGGGCATCAAACATAGAGGACCTTAGAAAATCAGATCTCATAATAAAAGGAAATACAAAAGAATGGCTCACAGAAAGGGGCTTTAATACTAAAAAATACGCGAGGAGATTAATAGAATGA
- the idsA gene encoding short chain isoprenyl diphosphate synthase IdsA — MEVIDILKKYSTIVDEEIDKSLNTVDPEKLQKASEHLIKAGGKKIRPALVILTCQAVGGNVEEALKTAAAVELIHTFSLIHDDIMDEDNMRRGKPSVHVLWGEPMAILAGDTLFSKAFETILETRIDGVSYERVVGTLKTVVDSCTKICEGQAFDMCFEGNFDVAEEEYMQMIYMKTGALIAAATKSGAIVGGGSPEQVEALAEYGRLIGLAFQIQDDYLDVVSDEQDIGKPVGSDVVEGKMTLMVVNALSKASPEDKTELISILNAKSDTNVARAIELFEKYDSINYTHNISLQNVERAKKLLDVVDDSPAKEALLKMADFMLERNH; from the coding sequence ATGGAAGTAATCGACATTTTAAAGAAGTACTCCACAATTGTAGATGAAGAGATCGATAAGTCACTGAACACAGTCGACCCAGAAAAACTTCAAAAAGCATCAGAACATCTGATAAAAGCCGGCGGAAAAAAAATCCGCCCGGCACTTGTCATATTAACATGTCAAGCTGTTGGTGGAAATGTAGAAGAAGCCCTGAAAACAGCAGCAGCAGTTGAATTGATACACACCTTTTCACTCATCCACGACGATATCATGGATGAAGATAATATGAGAAGGGGAAAACCATCGGTACACGTTCTATGGGGTGAGCCAATGGCAATCCTTGCAGGGGACACACTCTTTTCCAAGGCATTTGAAACAATTCTTGAAACCAGAATCGACGGTGTATCATACGAAAGAGTTGTGGGCACCCTTAAAACTGTAGTAGATTCATGTACAAAGATCTGCGAAGGACAGGCATTTGACATGTGTTTTGAAGGAAACTTCGATGTAGCTGAAGAGGAGTACATGCAGATGATCTACATGAAAACAGGTGCACTCATAGCAGCAGCAACCAAATCCGGCGCAATAGTTGGAGGCGGAAGTCCCGAACAGGTTGAAGCCCTTGCAGAGTACGGTAGACTTATAGGATTGGCATTCCAGATTCAGGACGACTACCTCGACGTTGTAAGCGACGAGCAAGACATTGGAAAACCCGTTGGAAGCGATGTTGTAGAAGGTAAAATGACCCTAATGGTTGTTAACGCACTTTCAAAGGCATCTCCAGAGGATAAAACGGAGTTAATATCCATATTAAATGCTAAAAGCGATACAAATGTTGCAAGAGCCATTGAACTATTTGAAAAATATGATTCAATCAACTACACCCACAACATCTCCCTTCAAAATGTTGAAAGGGCCAAAAAGCTCCTTGATGTTGTAGACGACTCACCTGCAAAAGAAGCACTCCTCAAGATGGCAGATTTCATGCTGGAGAGGAATCATTAA
- a CDS encoding isopentenyl phosphate kinase — translation MIILKLGGSVITRKDSATPLLDHENLSRIAKEISDSSYDELIIVHGAGSFGHPYAKEYSIGEKIETEEELQKKKLGFCITQNSVKNLNSLVCENLREHGILAVSIQPSSFVVTKNKRIYHANLDLIKKYLDLGFVPVLYGDTVLDLDESIKMAILSGDQIINYLGEKLKPNRVILGSDVDGIYDKNPKKYPDAELVQVVTSSEDLESTEGTGTVDVTGGMGGKLKELLSLAEIGIESQILNAGHDNLVKKAINGEKGIGTLIKSKKK, via the coding sequence TTGATAATCCTAAAACTCGGTGGAAGCGTTATAACCAGAAAAGATTCGGCAACACCACTGCTGGATCATGAAAATCTCAGTAGAATAGCAAAGGAAATATCAGACTCATCATACGATGAACTAATAATAGTGCACGGTGCAGGCTCTTTTGGTCATCCATATGCCAAAGAGTACAGCATAGGCGAAAAAATAGAAACTGAAGAAGAACTTCAGAAAAAAAAGCTCGGATTCTGCATAACCCAGAACTCTGTGAAGAACCTGAACAGTCTGGTTTGTGAAAACTTAAGAGAACATGGAATTTTAGCAGTATCAATCCAGCCCTCATCATTTGTTGTAACAAAAAATAAGAGAATATATCACGCTAATTTGGATTTAATTAAAAAATACCTAGATCTAGGTTTCGTACCTGTCCTGTATGGAGACACAGTTCTTGATCTGGACGAAAGCATTAAAATGGCCATATTATCAGGAGATCAGATAATAAACTATCTTGGAGAAAAATTAAAGCCGAATAGAGTTATTCTGGGTTCTGATGTTGATGGAATATACGATAAAAATCCTAAAAAATATCCTGACGCAGAACTCGTGCAGGTGGTTACATCTTCTGAGGATCTGGAGTCAACAGAAGGCACAGGAACTGTTGACGTTACAGGGGGCATGGGAGGTAAACTCAAAGAACTCCTGAGCCTTGCAGAAATAGGAATTGAATCGCAAATTTTGAATGCAGGTCACGATAATCTCGTAAAAAAAGCCATAAATGGTGAAAAAGGAATTGGAACTTTGATTAAAAGTAAAAAAAAATGA
- a CDS encoding RNase J family beta-CASP ribonuclease, with amino-acid sequence MSVEIIAVGGYEEVGKNMSAVKVGDDVVIFDMGIHLDRIHIHEDTDIARMHSLDLIERGIIPDDTLMKDVDGKVRAIVFTHGHLDHIGAVAKLAHRYEAPIIATPYTLGLIERTIKGEKKFNVTNPLQVLNAGEKCQISPDITLEFVGTTHSIPHVVTAALHTSEGIIVYANDFKFDNHQTLSPPPNYQRFRELGRKGVLALIVETTNAANYDEVKTHSEKVARILLKDTMEEPLKGNDGMIVTTFSSHIERIQAICDVANQSNRKILLLGRSMERYCSMAEKLGIINLPKTASVYGSPKAVNRALARADEKRSDYVLITTGHQGEPDALLPRIANGKTQFTVKPGDNVVISASVIPNPMNIANRNLMERRLKSCGARIFPNVHVSGHAGREDHRDFIRMLNPENIIPSHGDLQMLSAYTELAEEEGYKLGDNLHILRNGQAQVFNDGSD; translated from the coding sequence ATGAGCGTTGAAATAATAGCAGTTGGCGGATATGAAGAAGTAGGTAAAAACATGTCCGCCGTCAAGGTCGGCGACGACGTTGTAATATTTGATATGGGAATTCACCTTGATAGGATTCACATTCACGAAGATACAGACATAGCAAGGATGCATAGTTTAGATTTAATTGAAAGGGGAATAATACCAGACGACACCCTCATGAAGGATGTTGACGGTAAGGTAAGGGCAATAGTTTTCACCCACGGCCACCTGGACCATATAGGAGCAGTTGCAAAACTCGCACACAGATACGAGGCACCAATAATCGCAACACCCTACACATTGGGACTGATAGAGAGGACCATCAAGGGAGAGAAAAAGTTCAACGTTACAAACCCACTTCAAGTCCTGAACGCCGGTGAAAAATGCCAGATATCCCCTGACATAACCCTGGAATTTGTTGGAACAACTCACAGTATACCTCATGTGGTTACCGCAGCACTCCATACCTCAGAAGGTATAATAGTCTACGCAAACGACTTTAAATTCGACAACCACCAGACACTTTCCCCACCACCAAACTACCAGAGGTTCAGGGAACTTGGAAGAAAAGGAGTACTGGCACTCATAGTTGAGACAACCAACGCAGCCAACTACGACGAAGTTAAAACCCACTCTGAGAAGGTGGCCAGGATCCTGCTCAAGGATACCATGGAAGAGCCTCTCAAAGGAAATGACGGAATGATTGTCACAACATTCTCGTCCCATATAGAAAGGATCCAGGCAATATGTGACGTTGCTAATCAAAGCAACCGTAAAATCCTCCTCCTTGGAAGATCAATGGAACGTTACTGTTCAATGGCAGAAAAATTGGGAATAATAAACCTCCCAAAAACAGCAAGTGTATATGGAAGCCCAAAAGCAGTTAACAGGGCTCTTGCAAGGGCTGATGAGAAAAGGTCAGATTACGTTCTTATCACAACAGGCCATCAGGGCGAGCCAGATGCACTCCTGCCACGTATTGCAAACGGAAAAACACAGTTCACTGTAAAACCCGGGGACAACGTTGTGATATCCGCATCTGTCATACCAAACCCAATGAACATAGCCAACCGTAACCTGATGGAGCGAAGACTTAAATCATGTGGTGCAAGAATATTTCCTAACGTCCATGTTTCAGGACATGCTGGACGTGAAGATCACCGTGATTTTATCAGGATGCTCAACCCAGAAAATATCATACCATCCCACGGAGACCTCCAAATGTTATCAGCTTACACAGAACTTGCTGAAGAAGAGGGCTACAAACTGGGTGACAACCTCCACATCTTAAGAAATGGACAGGCACAAGTTTTTAATGATGGATCAGATTAG
- a CDS encoding DUF2283 domain-containing protein — translation MKKSNVELSFDMDYDYDYQNDSLFLYITDDYDYKRSLRLDNDLILDFDESNVPVAMEILHASKRFNTARLNLRKPLGLNMNIEIGKDYIRIKAAFNINIRNKPTPLELNAEGENSINLPSCATHFAAVA, via the coding sequence ATGAAAAAAAGCAATGTTGAACTATCATTTGATATGGACTATGATTATGACTATCAAAATGATTCATTATTTTTATACATTACTGATGATTACGATTACAAAAGGTCATTACGTTTAGATAACGACTTAATACTCGATTTTGATGAATCAAATGTCCCTGTTGCTATGGAAATACTTCATGCTTCAAAAAGATTCAACACTGCTCGACTCAATTTAAGAAAGCCATTAGGGCTTAATATGAATATAGAAATTGGAAAAGATTATATCCGCATTAAAGCAGCTTTTAATATTAATATAAGGAATAAACCTACCCCTTTAGAATTGAATGCTGAAGGTGAAAATTCTATCAACTTACCTTCATGTGCAACCCATTTTGCTGCTGTTGCATAA
- the mvk gene encoding mevalonate kinase, with protein MQVTASAPGKAILFGEHAVVYGKPAIAVAVNKKAYVTVQKREDERIHVDIKDLKLSGYIDPENNEIEIESRENSKKGILNYVLSAVKMVHGSAQGMEIQINLDIPIGAGLGSSAAVTVATIAAVSKFNNMNLSKDEIAEYAHDVELEVQGAASRIDTTLSTYGGVIYLSKNAEDIVPLEINWNIPLVIGCTQDRGNTGELVESVRLKREGYPEVLNPILNAVEALTNDAVISLQKKDEKKIGELMNINQGLLDAMGVNTTELSRMIYLARKSGAKGSKITGAGGGGSIIAYCPGKIEEVTSNLNTIEKAFNVEISKEGVRIEVND; from the coding sequence ATGCAGGTTACAGCATCAGCACCAGGAAAGGCAATTCTTTTTGGTGAACACGCTGTAGTCTATGGAAAACCAGCCATTGCTGTTGCAGTAAATAAAAAAGCATATGTAACAGTCCAGAAACGTGAAGATGAAAGAATACATGTGGATATTAAAGATCTTAAATTATCAGGATATATTGATCCTGAAAATAACGAAATAGAAATTGAAAGTCGAGAAAACTCGAAAAAAGGTATTTTAAATTATGTACTGAGTGCTGTGAAAATGGTTCATGGATCTGCTCAGGGAATGGAGATTCAAATTAACCTTGACATCCCCATTGGAGCAGGGCTTGGATCATCAGCCGCTGTTACTGTTGCAACAATTGCAGCAGTTTCAAAATTCAATAACATGAATCTTTCAAAGGATGAAATAGCTGAATATGCCCATGATGTTGAACTTGAAGTTCAGGGGGCTGCAAGCAGAATTGACACCACTTTAAGCACATACGGTGGTGTGATATACCTTTCAAAAAATGCTGAAGATATCGTACCCCTTGAAATAAACTGGAACATTCCATTAGTTATAGGATGCACCCAGGACAGGGGAAACACAGGAGAACTTGTTGAATCGGTGAGATTGAAAAGAGAAGGTTATCCTGAGGTTTTAAATCCAATATTAAATGCTGTTGAAGCTCTTACAAATGATGCAGTCATATCCCTACAAAAAAAAGATGAAAAAAAAATAGGGGAACTTATGAACATCAACCAGGGGCTTCTCGATGCCATGGGCGTTAACACCACAGAGCTTTCCAGAATGATCTACCTTGCCCGGAAATCCGGAGCCAAGGGTTCAAAGATAACTGGAGCTGGTGGTGGTGGCAGTATCATAGCCTACTGCCCTGGTAAAATCGAAGAAGTAACATCAAACCTCAATACAATTGAAAAAGCTTTCAATGTGGAGATATCAAAAGAAGGCGTTAGAATCGAGGTCAATGATTAA